The Agromyces sp. 3263 DNA segment TCGGAGAACTGGGAGATGGGGCGCTACGCGGAGGTAGAACGGCTCGAGCTTGTGGCTGCCGTCTCGCCCGTGCTGTTCTCGCCCTCGACGCCATCGTCGAGAGAGTCGGAGTCGGACTCGGTTTCGTCCGAGTCTACCTCAGGGTCGGGGCGCTTCCATTCACGGCCCGGAACGTAGGGCGAGAGCTCGTCGCCGGTGTGCCGGCGCCGCTGCACGATGAGGATCACGATGCCGAGGATGACCGCGGCCCACGACGCCCAGACGTTCACCCGCACCCCGAGGAACATCTCGCTCGGGTCGACGCGGATGGCCTCGAAGAACGAGCGGCCGAGACCGTACCAGATGAGGTAGATCGCGAACGCCTTGCCCCAGCGGAGGTTGAGGCGACGTTCGAGGAGGATGATCAGCGCCGCGCCCGCGAGGTTCCAGATGATCTCGTAGAGGAACGTCGGGTGGAACAGCGTGCCGTCGGGAAGCCCGGCCGGGAACGCGACGTTCGACGACTCGATCTCGAGACCCCACGGCAGGTCGGTGGGCATGCCGAACAGCTCGTGGTTGAACCAGTTGCCGAGGCGTCCGGCGGCCTGCGCCACGAGGAGGCCGGGGGCGAGGGCGTCGGCGAAGGACCAGAACCGGATGCCGGTCATGCGGCATCCGATCCACACGCCGATCGCGCCGCCGATGAGCGATCCGTAGATCGCGTTGCCGCCCTCCCAGATGTTCCAGATGGCGCCCGGCTGGAGCGGGTTCCAGACGTTGGCGCCCTCGTAGAAGTAGTCGTTCGGGTGGGTCAGCACGTGGTAGATGCGCGCACCGATGATGCCGAGCGGAACCGCCCACAGCGCGATGTCGAGGACCACGCCGGGTTCGGCGCCCCGCTTGGTGAGGCGGCGCGAGGTGATGACCACCGCGAGGATGATGCCGACCAGGATGCACAGCGCGTACATGTGGATGTTGAGCTGCAACCCGAACAGGTTGATCTCCCAGATCTGCCATTCGTAGTCGGGGCTCGGGATGCTGAGCGGTGCGATCACTCGGGCTGCTGCCTTTCCTCATGCGACTGGTGGCCCGTCAGGCCCCAGTCAGCGTACTTCACTCCGAGCGCGTGCCGCGCGCGAGCGCCGCGGCCAGTTCGCCGGCCCCGGCGACGCCGCCCTCGGCGAGGGCCTTCACGAGCGCCGAGCCGACGATCGCGCCGTCGGCGTACTCGAGCACCTCGGCCACCTGGGCGGCCGTGGAGATGCCGAGGCCCACGCAGCTCGCCGGCGCGCCGGCATCCGCGAGCCGGGAGACGAGCGTGCGCGCCGCCTGGTCGACGTCGGTGCGGGCACCCGTGATGCCCATGGTCGAGACCGCGTAGACGAAGCCGCGGCTGGCCTCGACCGCCTGGCGGATGCGCGTGTCGGTGGAGGTGGGCGCCGCGAGGAACACCCGGTCGAGCCCGGTGCGATCGGAGGCGGCGATCCAGTCGGCCGCCTCGTCGGGG contains these protein-coding regions:
- the lgt gene encoding prolipoprotein diacylglyceryl transferase yields the protein MIAPLSIPSPDYEWQIWEINLFGLQLNIHMYALCILVGIILAVVITSRRLTKRGAEPGVVLDIALWAVPLGIIGARIYHVLTHPNDYFYEGANVWNPLQPGAIWNIWEGGNAIYGSLIGGAIGVWIGCRMTGIRFWSFADALAPGLLVAQAAGRLGNWFNHELFGMPTDLPWGLEIESSNVAFPAGLPDGTLFHPTFLYEIIWNLAGAALIILLERRLNLRWGKAFAIYLIWYGLGRSFFEAIRVDPSEMFLGVRVNVWASWAAVILGIVILIVQRRRHTGDELSPYVPGREWKRPDPEVDSDETESDSDSLDDGVEGENSTGETAATSSSRSTSA
- the trpA gene encoding tryptophan synthase subunit alpha, translated to MRTAGPVIRRRNEEAGGALIGYLPVGFPTLDESVEAAVALVENGVDVLELGLPYSDPVMDGPVIQAATQQALGNGFRLADGFEAVRRITERTDAPVLIMTYWNPVVQYGVDRFADDLAAAGGAGLITPDLIPDEAADWIAASDRTGLDRVFLAAPTSTDTRIRQAVEASRGFVYAVSTMGITGARTDVDQAARTLVSRLADAGAPASCVGLGISTAAQVAEVLEYADGAIVGSALVKALAEGGVAGAGELAAALARGTRSE